The DNA window TACCACATGATGACGCGTTTACCGGCCAGCGTGCAAGTCGACGATTTGATTCAAGTCGGCATGATCGGTTTGCTGGATGCGATCAACCGTTATGAAGGTTCATACGGGCGCCAGTTCGAAAGCTATGCGGCGCAGCGGATACGCGGTTCCATCCTGGATGAGTTGCGTGAAGCCGATTGGTTGCCGCGCAGCATACGGAAAAAAATGCGCCGGATTGAAGCGGCGGTCAGTTCTTTGGAACAGCGCAAGGGTTGTGCACCAAGCGAGCTAGACTTGGCAGCGGAACTGGATATGTCATTGGACGAATATCACGAGACATTGCAAAGTGCGCGCGGCGCGCAATTGATTTATTACGAGGATTTTCAGCAGGAAGACGAAGAACCTTTTCTGGATCGCTTGTTCATCGATTCCGAGGGTGATCCGTTGAATGCATTGCTGGACGAGAATTTCCGCAATACGTTGATTGCCGCCATCGATAACCTCCCGCCACGGGAAAAACAGGTAATGGGTATGCATTACGAACAGGAAATGAATTTAAGGGAAATCGGCGAAGTGCTCGGGGTCAGCGAATCCCGCGTATGTCAGCTACATACGCAGGCGGTTGCACGGTTGCGCAGCCGCTTGAGAAATACTTAAAGTGTGCTTGCATCGCGATTATCCAGCAACAGGGCCCTAAACGGATTTAGTCATGTTCAAAAAATCAAAGATGGATTTGAACAGTGTTTTCGGCATTCTGCTGGCTTTTGTGGCGATCATCGGCGGACAGTTTCTCGAGGGCGGCCATCTCAGTTCGTTGATGCAGGCGGCGGCTTTATTGATCGTCATGGGTGGCACGGTCGGGGCGGTTTTGTTGCAGAGTCCGGTGAAAATTTTTGTTAATGGCATCCGGATGAGTGCCTGGGTTTTTTTTCCGCCGTCCAATTCCCCGCAAGTGTTGATTAAACAAATTATCAATTGGGCGCAAATATCCCGTAAGGACGGGCTATTGGCGCTGGAAGAACTTGTCCCCGGCGTCAAAGATCCGCTCTCGAAAAAAGGACTGCAGCTGCTTGCAGATGGCAGTACGCCGGATAAGCTGCGCGAAGCATTGGAAATCGAAATCTTAGCTGTGGAGAATTATCAGCGCCAATCGGCGCGGATTTGGGAGGCTGCGGGCGGCTATGCACCGACCATCGGCATTTTGGGCGCAGTACTCGGATTGATACACGTGATGGAAAACTTGTCCGATCCTGATCTTTTGGGAAATGGCATTGCGGTCGCCTTTGTTGCGACGGTCTATGGTGTCGGCTTGGCCAATCTGGTTTTTTTGCCGGTCGCAAATAAGCTGAAAACGATCATCGGTGAACATGTCGTGCTGCAAGAAATACTGGTCGACGGATTTGTTGCGATTGCGCAGGGCGAACATCCGCGGCTTATCGAGAGCCGGTTGAATGGTTATTTCGTTTAAGCCGTATGCTTTTAATTGAACGATGATTGAACATTCATGTTAAGACGAAGAAAACAAAAAACCGAGGAACATGCTGAAAATCAGGAACGTTGGCTGGTATCCTATGCCGATTTTATAACGCTGCTTTTCGCTTTTTTCGTTGTCATGTACGCGGTTTCATCGGTCAATGAAGGCAAGTATCGTGTGTTAAGTTCTTCGTTAGTAAGCGCATTTAAAAGCAGCAATCCCACGAATGCAGTGCCTGTGCAATCGACGGAATTCATTCCCATTAATATCCATCCATCGAATCAAACGGATTCAATCAAGCTGATTGACAATCTCAGCATACATGAGACGAAGAAACAAGAAAAAATGAAAGGCATGGCCAAAGATATCTTGCATGCTCTGGATCCTTTGGTCAAAGACGGCCAGGTCAGAATTACGCAAAGTTCCCAGGGAATAACGGTGGAGATCAATGCCAGTGTCCTTTTTTCTCCCGGGCAGGCCAAGCTTGCCGAGAATTCTAGCCTGACGCTGCAAGCGGTTGCCAATGTGATCAAAGGACATGAGCATGAGATTCATGTCGAAGGGCATACCGATAATTTACCCATTCATAACGGCAATTTTCCATCAAACTGGGAGTTGTCGACCGCCCGGGCGAGCAGCGTGGTCAGGTTATTTATCGAAAATGGTGTTGAGGCGCACCGGCTTACCGCAATAGGCTATGGTGAAAATAGACCTATAGAAAGCAATGAAACACAGGAAGGTAGAAAAAGAAATCGCCGGGTATCGGTTATGATTCTATCAACCAATCCGGATAAAGTAACTGAGATTCCAATTGTGGAGTAAATCTATTGAATACAACAAGATCAAATATAAGTTTGACCTTTGGGGCCATAGAGAGAAACATTTCCTGCCGCACAGTGCAGTGCGGCAAAAGCGCGTTGGTTATGCTGCAGTTGGGTCGAAATCATCAAACCGTTGGAATGATTAAGCTGTTGCGCAATTTTTGCCAGATCGAGCAATTCATTCCATAAAATTCTTATTTTGGATAGATTGGAATACTGTTTAGCCAATTCAGACAGCCAATTATTGATGCTATCTTTTTCCAGAATGAGTCCTTGTTTCTTTAAATACTCATTACGATCTTCATCAAATTGAATCAATTCTTCAATTAAACGTGATTTATCCGAGGCAAGGTGATCGATTTCTTCTATTTTTCCTTCAATGAGTGCACTTTCTTCTTTTTTAAGAATCTCAATAAATGCTTGAAAGATATTTCTTTCAGTTTCCAGTTCTTTCATAAAACGGGTTACGTGTTGTGACGAAGACATTAAACAGCACCTTTCTTAGATTGAATTAGTTCTTTTACTGTTTCCATTAGCCGGTCTGCGACGACCCCAGGATTTATCTGAAAGTTTCCTTCACTAATTGCTTGTTTAATTTCTTGGACACGTGCTGAATTCACGATTGAATCGCTCGCGGAACTGCTGTCTATATTTTGTAATTTCGCAACATTTGCACTTAAATGTACGCTATCTTCTTGA is part of the Gammaproteobacteria bacterium genome and encodes:
- a CDS encoding RNA polymerase sigma factor FliA, producing MYTATGTKTIDKEQFITEFTPLVKRIAYHMMTRLPASVQVDDLIQVGMIGLLDAINRYEGSYGRQFESYAAQRIRGSILDELREADWLPRSIRKKMRRIEAAVSSLEQRKGCAPSELDLAAELDMSLDEYHETLQSARGAQLIYYEDFQQEDEEPFLDRLFIDSEGDPLNALLDENFRNTLIAAIDNLPPREKQVMGMHYEQEMNLREIGEVLGVSESRVCQLHTQAVARLRSRLRNT
- a CDS encoding flagellar motor protein; the protein is MDLNSVFGILLAFVAIIGGQFLEGGHLSSLMQAAALLIVMGGTVGAVLLQSPVKIFVNGIRMSAWVFFPPSNSPQVLIKQIINWAQISRKDGLLALEELVPGVKDPLSKKGLQLLADGSTPDKLREALEIEILAVENYQRQSARIWEAAGGYAPTIGILGAVLGLIHVMENLSDPDLLGNGIAVAFVATVYGVGLANLVFLPVANKLKTIIGEHVVLQEILVDGFVAIAQGEHPRLIESRLNGYFV
- the motD gene encoding flagellar motor protein MotD — encoded protein: MLRRRKQKTEEHAENQERWLVSYADFITLLFAFFVVMYAVSSVNEGKYRVLSSSLVSAFKSSNPTNAVPVQSTEFIPINIHPSNQTDSIKLIDNLSIHETKKQEKMKGMAKDILHALDPLVKDGQVRITQSSQGITVEINASVLFSPGQAKLAENSSLTLQAVANVIKGHEHEIHVEGHTDNLPIHNGNFPSNWELSTARASSVVRLFIENGVEAHRLTAIGYGENRPIESNETQEGRKRNRRVSVMILSTNPDKVTEIPIVE
- a CDS encoding flagellar protein FlgN → MSSSQHVTRFMKELETERNIFQAFIEILKKEESALIEGKIEEIDHLASDKSRLIEELIQFDEDRNEYLKKQGLILEKDSINNWLSELAKQYSNLSKIRILWNELLDLAKIAQQLNHSNGLMISTQLQHNQRAFAALHCAAGNVSLYGPKGQTYI
- the flgM gene encoding flagellar biosynthesis anti-sigma factor FlgM, whose amino-acid sequence is MKIDKTLQPVSTVSVNDGKRRTDITPTTNTSQEDSVHLSANVAKLQNIDSSSASDSIVNSARVQEIKQAISEGNFQINPGVVADRLMETVKELIQSKKGAV